CAAAAATTTCAGATTTGTACCCGGATTTAACGGCAGTCTGTGAGCAGGTTTTAACGGATGAATCGAAAGAGGTGGATATTTTATTTTTGTGTCTTCCTCATAAAGAAAGTCAGAACTGGCTTACTGCAAACCCTGTAAAAGATGAAACTTTAGTCATTGATTTAGGGAATGATTTCCGTCTGGATGGAAGTTTTGGAAAAAGAAATTTTATCTACGGACTTCCTGAAATCAATAAAAAAAATCTGGAGGGAGCAAAAAGCATTGCCAATCCGGGATGTTTTGCAACGGCGATTCAATTGGCCCTTCTTCCATTAGCAGAAAAAGGTTTGTTGAATGAGGTGTACACAACGGGTATTACAGGTTCAACAGGTGCAGGGCAGTCTTTACAGGCAACGACCCATTTCACCTGGAGGAACGATAATATTTCGGCGTACAAAACGCTGACACATCAGCATGTGGATGAGATTTTACAGCAGTTAGTTTCGTTTACTCATAAAGATATCAGTCTAAATTTTGTTCCATGGAGAGGAGATTTTGCAAGAGGAATTTTTACAAGTTCCACAGTGAAAACAGATTTGGCACTTTCAGATATCGTTCAGTTGTATCAGGGGTTTTATGAAGAGGAGCCTTTTGTAAAGGTAAGTGAAAATGCAATTGATTTAAAGCAGGTTGTCAATACCAATCGCTGTGTGATTCATATAGAAAAGAGTGGGAATGTAGCGGTTATTCACTCAGCGATTGACAATTTGTTGAAGGGTGCCTCCGGACAGGCGGTACAAAACATGAATATAGCGATGGGCTGGGAAGAAAATCTGGGGCTGAACTTAAAACCGGTAGCATTTTGAAAAGGCGAATGGTTAATAAGGTGAATAGTCAATAAGTCAATTGAGAATTGAAAAACCGAAATATTCGACTTAGGAAAATGGAGCGTTAAGAAAATTAATTCTATGAACGTTAAGAAAATTCTACTGTTCGAAGCGCGACAAAAATGTTGAACCGAAAAACAAATGCCGAATTCGCGCAAGTTTTAGAATTTTTAGAGAATAGAAATAATTTTTAGCGGAAGTTTCCAGGTCTTGAACTTTTGTTTCTTTTGTTTGACGACGTCGAATCTTCGATTTCAAGACAAAAGAAATTAATTAAAACAAAAAAATGAATTTATTCAACGTATATCCATTATTCAACATAAATCCTGTAAAAGCTCAGGGTTCATTCCTTTGGGATGATAAAGGTGAAAAATATCTTGATTTCTATGGAGGTCACGCAGTGATTTCTATCGGACACAATCATCCGCATTATCAGACTCAATTAAAAGAACAGCTGGAGAAAATTTCTTTCTATTCAAACTCGGTTCAGAATGAATTACAGACTGAGCTGGCTGAGAAATTAGGAAAACTTTCAGGGTATGAAAATTACAATCTTTTCCTGTGCAATTCAGGAGCTGAAGCTAATGAAAATGCATTGAAGCTGGCGTCTTTCCATAACGGGAAAACTAAAGTGCTCTATTTCTCAGGATCTTTTCACGGAAGAACTTCTGCGGCGGTTTCTGTAACCGATAATCCAAAAATTGTCGCTCCGGTTAATTTCTCTGAACGGTTTATTAAATCCGAATGGAACAATATCCAACAGCTTGAAGAAATCTTTGAAGCACAAGGAAGTGAAATTTCATCTGTTATCATTGAGGGAATTCAAGGAGTAGGTGGAATTATGATTCCGACAGCAGAATTCCTGTCCAAAATTAAAGAATTGTGTGAAAAATATGATGCAGCCTTAATTCTTGATGAAGTTCAGTCAGGGTACGGAAGAAGCGGTTATTTCTTTGCCCATCAGGAATTTGGAGTTGAACCGGACATTATCACTACGGCAAAAGGAATGGGAAATGGTTTCCCGATCGGAGGTGTTTTGATTCATCCGAAATTTCAGGCAAGCAATGGTTTGCTGGGAACAACATTCGGAGGAAATCACTTGGCCTGTGCAGCGGCAATCGCAGTTCTGGATGTGATGAAGGACGAAAATCTTATGGCAAATGCTCAGAAAATGGGTGATTATATTGAAAATGAAATTAAAGATTTTCCACATATTAAATCCATCCGTAGGAAAGGATTAATGATTGGCGTAGAGCTGGATCAGGACTGTTCAGAAGTGAGGAAAAGCCTATTGTACGATCATCAAATTTTTACAGGAAATTCCAATGACAAAAATGTATTGAGGATCCTTCCGGCTCTAAATATCGGCAAAGAAGAAACAGATCTTTTTGTCAGTGCTTTAAAAGTAGTTTTAGATAAGGTTTAAACCACAAATGGGGTTAAGATTATCACCATTAATTAAAAATCATCAAATGAAAAAATTCACCTCTGTAAGCGACGTAAAAAACTTACAGGAAATTATAAAGAAAGCTTTAGAAATTAAAGAAAATCCCAATTCCGAACCGGAAAAAGGAAAGGGAAAAACAATAGGCCTTGTATTTTTAAATTCAAGCTTAAGAACCCGTTTAAGCAGCCAGATCGCCGCCCAGAATTTAGGGTTAAATGTTCTGACCTTAAACGCTGCTCAGGAAGCCTGGAATCTGGAATTTGCAAATGGAGCCATAATGAATGGCGATACTGTTGAACATATCAAAGATGCAATCGAAGTATTAAACCAATACTGTGATATCATTGCGGTTCGTTGTTTTGCAGGAATGAAGTCTAAAAAAGACGACGTGAATGAAAGTATCCTGAGTCAGTTTGAGCAGCACGCCAAAGTGCCTGTTATTTCTCTGGAATCCGCAACACGACACC
The Chryseobacterium sp. W4I1 DNA segment above includes these coding regions:
- a CDS encoding aspartate aminotransferase family protein, which translates into the protein MNLFNVYPLFNINPVKAQGSFLWDDKGEKYLDFYGGHAVISIGHNHPHYQTQLKEQLEKISFYSNSVQNELQTELAEKLGKLSGYENYNLFLCNSGAEANENALKLASFHNGKTKVLYFSGSFHGRTSAAVSVTDNPKIVAPVNFSERFIKSEWNNIQQLEEIFEAQGSEISSVIIEGIQGVGGIMIPTAEFLSKIKELCEKYDAALILDEVQSGYGRSGYFFAHQEFGVEPDIITTAKGMGNGFPIGGVLIHPKFQASNGLLGTTFGGNHLACAAAIAVLDVMKDENLMANAQKMGDYIENEIKDFPHIKSIRRKGLMIGVELDQDCSEVRKSLLYDHQIFTGNSNDKNVLRILPALNIGKEETDLFVSALKVVLDKV
- the argC gene encoding N-acetyl-gamma-glutamyl-phosphate reductase, with protein sequence MKKVGIVGANGYTGSELVRVLAFHPNVTLSFLYSRSNSGTKISDLYPDLTAVCEQVLTDESKEVDILFLCLPHKESQNWLTANPVKDETLVIDLGNDFRLDGSFGKRNFIYGLPEINKKNLEGAKSIANPGCFATAIQLALLPLAEKGLLNEVYTTGITGSTGAGQSLQATTHFTWRNDNISAYKTLTHQHVDEILQQLVSFTHKDISLNFVPWRGDFARGIFTSSTVKTDLALSDIVQLYQGFYEEEPFVKVSENAIDLKQVVNTNRCVIHIEKSGNVAVIHSAIDNLLKGASGQAVQNMNIAMGWEENLGLNLKPVAF